Proteins encoded within one genomic window of Spirulina major PCC 6313:
- the bchI gene encoding magnesium chelatase ATPase subunit I, translating to MTVTPQAPPKHETRRLVFPFTAIVGQEEMKLALLLNVIDPKIGGVMIMGDRGTGKSTTIRALADLLPAIPVVENDPFNSDPHNPELMGDEARSRYEQGQSLPEAAMKVPMVDLPLGATEDRVCGTIDIEKALSEGVKAFEPGLLAKANRGILYVDEVNLLDDHLVDVLLDSAASGWNTVEREGISIRHPARFVLVGSGNPEEGELRPQLLDRFGMHAEIRTVKQPALRVEIVEQRSAFDQDPHGFYSTHATEQEALQVKIVEAQERLPQVTLEYELRVGISEVCSELDVDGLRGDIVTNRAAKAIAALEGRTTVTLDDIRRVVTLCLRHRLRKDPLESIDSGYKVEKAFNRVFGVAEAE from the coding sequence ATGACCGTTACCCCTCAAGCTCCCCCAAAACATGAAACGCGCCGCTTGGTGTTTCCCTTTACGGCAATTGTTGGCCAAGAAGAGATGAAATTGGCGTTGTTGCTCAATGTCATTGACCCCAAGATTGGTGGGGTGATGATTATGGGCGATCGCGGCACGGGGAAATCTACGACGATTCGTGCCTTGGCTGACCTGTTACCGGCGATTCCGGTGGTGGAAAATGACCCCTTTAACAGCGATCCCCATAACCCAGAACTGATGGGGGATGAGGCACGGAGCCGTTACGAGCAGGGTCAGAGCCTCCCCGAAGCGGCGATGAAAGTGCCGATGGTGGACTTGCCTTTGGGGGCGACAGAGGACCGGGTTTGCGGCACGATTGATATTGAAAAAGCACTGTCTGAAGGGGTCAAAGCCTTTGAACCGGGGCTGCTGGCGAAGGCGAATCGCGGCATCTTGTATGTGGATGAGGTGAACTTGTTGGATGATCACCTGGTGGATGTGCTGCTGGATTCGGCGGCCAGTGGCTGGAATACAGTGGAGCGCGAGGGGATTTCGATCCGGCATCCGGCGCGGTTTGTGTTGGTGGGATCGGGGAACCCGGAAGAGGGGGAATTGCGGCCCCAGTTATTAGATCGGTTCGGGATGCACGCGGAGATTCGCACGGTGAAGCAACCGGCGTTGCGAGTGGAAATTGTGGAGCAGCGATCGGCCTTTGACCAAGATCCCCACGGTTTTTACAGTACCCATGCCACGGAGCAAGAGGCGCTTCAGGTGAAGATTGTCGAAGCCCAGGAGCGGTTGCCCCAGGTGACGCTGGAGTATGAGTTACGGGTGGGCATTTCGGAGGTTTGCTCGGAACTGGATGTAGACGGACTCCGGGGTGATATTGTCACGAATCGGGCGGCGAAGGCGATCGCAGCCCTCGAAGGACGAACCACCGTTACTCTCGATGATATTCGCCGGGTGGTGACCCTGTGTTTACGCCATCGTCTGCGCAAAGATCCCCTCGAATCCATTGATTCGGGCTATAAAGTGGAGAAGGCTTTTAACCGCGTCTTTGGCGTGGCGGAAGCAGAATAA
- a CDS encoding ATP-binding cassette domain-containing protein, whose amino-acid sequence MSSEPIIQLRNVTKRFGSKVILDGVNLDIYPCDALAIIGPSGTGKSTILRIMAGLLEPDSGAVYVKGERRKGLIEDYPDPITISMVFQHAALFDSLTVEENVGFSLMQHSKLPRATVRQLVRDRLSLVGLGNIGAQYPAELSGGMKKRVSFARAIMTDPSNPANNPEVILYDEPTAGLDPIASTVIEDLVRHLQRDVNDCKTYVMVTHQDSTIRRTADRVIFLFNGKVQWDAPVEEIDHTDNPLVRQFFSASTEGPIPVIA is encoded by the coding sequence ATGTCCTCTGAACCGATCATTCAACTGCGAAATGTCACCAAACGCTTTGGCTCCAAGGTGATTCTCGATGGGGTCAATCTTGACATTTACCCCTGTGATGCTTTGGCGATTATTGGCCCGTCAGGAACGGGAAAATCAACGATTCTGCGCATTATGGCGGGGTTGCTCGAACCGGATTCGGGGGCAGTCTACGTGAAGGGAGAACGCCGTAAGGGGTTGATCGAAGACTATCCTGATCCGATTACGATCAGCATGGTGTTTCAGCATGCGGCGTTGTTCGATTCCCTGACGGTGGAGGAGAATGTCGGGTTTAGTCTGATGCAACATTCCAAGCTGCCCCGCGCTACGGTGCGCCAATTAGTGCGCGATCGCCTCAGTCTTGTTGGTCTAGGCAACATCGGGGCCCAATACCCGGCGGAACTCTCCGGCGGGATGAAAAAGCGAGTCAGCTTTGCACGGGCGATCATGACCGACCCCAGCAATCCCGCCAACAATCCGGAAGTGATTCTCTACGATGAACCCACGGCAGGCCTTGATCCGATTGCGTCCACTGTCATTGAAGACCTGGTGCGTCATCTACAACGGGATGTCAATGACTGTAAAACCTATGTGATGGTCACCCACCAAGACAGCACAATTCGGCGCACGGCGGATCGGGTGATTTTTCTCTTCAATGGCAAAGTGCAGTGGGATGCCCCCGTTGAAGAGATTGATCATACCGATAATCCCTTGGTGCGACAATTTTTCAGTGCGAGTACGGAGGGGCCGATTCCGGTGATCGCATAA
- a CDS encoding MlaD family protein, which translates to MRSRTIREGSVGLFILLGLALFVTVILWLRGIRFGDDSYTIRIEFSDSNGMIVGGSVRYRGVKIGTIEELIPTTNGIEAVVSISPADLLMPKNVQIEANQSGLISETTIDITPLTQVKDPENLPSPLSSRCDSDLVICGGDRLQGVTGISFNAAVRSTMRLSESFTDPEFFGNITSLTANASQAAARIGSLSTELTQLSRSVRAQIQAISGTANTVTAITATTARQINSTAAAYQTTAVELNTLTSSLNSLIVENRTNIAGTLNSISSTSTELTTLIQNFNTTLETADTRDLLNNLEVLTANAAAASNALKTTADALNDPNTILNLQRTLNAARATFENVQKITADLDELTGNPAFRQDLQELIQGLSGLVSSTQDLENQIYLAQQLATEEQALGQSVQNNSDRHPPEDEAIFAPRSPEERRRAAIELFSEPAPTPTPANKNTDE; encoded by the coding sequence ATGCGATCGCGCACCATTCGAGAAGGTTCTGTGGGTCTATTCATTCTGCTGGGCCTTGCACTCTTTGTTACGGTTATTCTGTGGTTGCGAGGCATTCGGTTCGGGGACGATAGTTATACGATCCGGATTGAATTTTCCGACAGTAACGGCATGATTGTCGGCGGTAGTGTGCGCTATCGGGGGGTCAAAATTGGCACGATTGAAGAGCTTATCCCCACCACCAACGGGATTGAAGCCGTGGTGTCCATCTCGCCGGCGGATTTGTTGATGCCCAAGAATGTGCAGATTGAAGCGAACCAATCCGGCCTGATTAGCGAAACCACCATCGACATCACCCCCCTCACCCAGGTGAAAGATCCCGAAAATTTGCCCTCGCCCCTCAGTTCTCGCTGTGACTCGGATCTGGTTATTTGTGGGGGCGATCGCCTTCAAGGGGTGACAGGCATCAGCTTCAACGCCGCCGTCCGCAGCACGATGCGCCTCAGCGAAAGTTTTACCGACCCCGAATTTTTCGGGAACATCACCAGCCTCACCGCCAACGCCAGCCAAGCCGCCGCGAGAATTGGCAGTCTCAGCACCGAACTCACCCAACTGTCGCGCTCCGTTCGGGCCCAAATTCAAGCCATTTCCGGCACTGCCAACACAGTCACCGCCATCACCGCCACCACAGCCCGCCAGATCAACAGTACCGCCGCCGCCTATCAAACCACCGCCGTCGAACTCAACACCCTCACCAGCAGTCTCAACAGCCTGATTGTTGAAAACCGCACCAACATCGCGGGCACCCTCAACAGCATCAGCAGCACCAGCACCGAACTCACGACCCTGATTCAGAATTTTAATACCACCCTCGAAACCGCCGACACCCGCGATCTTCTCAACAATCTTGAGGTACTCACCGCCAATGCCGCCGCAGCGTCCAATGCTTTGAAAACCACGGCCGATGCGCTGAATGATCCCAACACGATCCTCAATCTCCAGCGCACCCTCAACGCTGCCCGCGCCACCTTTGAAAATGTCCAAAAAATTACCGCTGATCTTGATGAACTCACCGGTAACCCCGCCTTTCGTCAGGATTTACAAGAGCTGATTCAAGGACTCAGCGGTTTGGTGTCCTCCACACAGGATCTCGAAAACCAAATTTATCTCGCGCAACAGCTTGCCACGGAGGAGCAGGCTTTGGGTCAGTCGGTGCAGAACAACAGCGATCGCCATCCCCCAGAGGACGAGGCAATTTTCGCACCCCGTTCCCCTGAAGAGCGTCGCCGGGCGGCCATCGAACTCTTTTCCGAACCAGCCCCCACGCCTACACCGGCGAACAAGAATACTGACGAGTAA
- a CDS encoding D-alanyl-D-alanine carboxypeptidase has protein sequence MTQRFHLSAIALSLSLLGGVSSAAIANPQANSFPVEATPIAAPDLPHLSNTAQFAAVPPACAAQLNSNINNILQQSPYRNGKWGVYLESLTTGQVIYSHNADELFIPASNIKLFTTAAALQLYDPNSPIRSTTLDRWVYTTNQRSDNGYADVLFRGIGGSNAVQNALEPLGVSRGSFRQVDGSGLSRQNLATPRAIATTLRGMRNLGYGQETFYRSLPVAGVSGTLTNRLRSTPAYGIVHAKTGTLNGVRALSGYVEHAQYGTLIASVVVNYPGQSGQVLLNGIDNIMVQITRQYSCSPV, from the coding sequence ATGACACAACGGTTTCACCTCAGCGCGATCGCTCTTTCTCTTTCCCTCTTAGGGGGCGTGAGTTCAGCGGCGATCGCCAACCCCCAGGCCAACAGTTTCCCCGTCGAAGCAACCCCGATCGCGGCCCCCGATCTACCCCACCTGAGCAACACCGCCCAATTCGCTGCGGTCCCCCCCGCCTGTGCTGCCCAACTCAACAGCAACATCAACAACATTCTGCAACAGTCGCCCTATCGTAACGGGAAATGGGGCGTGTATTTAGAAAGCTTGACCACAGGACAGGTAATCTACAGCCACAATGCCGATGAACTGTTCATCCCGGCCTCTAACATCAAACTCTTCACCACCGCCGCCGCCCTCCAACTCTACGATCCCAACTCCCCCATTCGTTCAACCACCCTCGATCGCTGGGTCTACACCACCAACCAGCGCAGTGATAACGGCTACGCGGATGTTCTCTTTCGCGGCATCGGGGGCAGCAACGCTGTCCAAAATGCCCTCGAACCCCTCGGCGTGTCCCGTGGGAGTTTCCGTCAGGTGGATGGTTCGGGACTCTCGCGGCAAAATTTAGCAACACCGAGGGCGATCGCCACCACCCTGCGCGGCATGCGTAACCTCGGCTATGGTCAAGAGACCTTCTATCGCTCTCTCCCGGTGGCGGGGGTCAGCGGAACCCTCACCAACCGTCTACGCTCCACCCCCGCCTACGGTATTGTCCACGCCAAAACCGGCACGCTCAACGGCGTTCGCGCCCTCTCCGGCTACGTGGAGCACGCCCAATACGGAACCCTGATCGCCAGCGTCGTCGTCAACTATCCCGGTCAATCGGGCCAGGTGCTCCTCAATGGCATTGACAACATCATGGTGCAAATTACTCGTCAGTATTCTTGTTCGCCGGTGTAG
- a CDS encoding glycosyltransferase family 2 protein produces the protein MKLSVIIPCYNEAQTIHQIIAAVKAAPVDSLEIIIVDDGSTDGTREILEQDIQPQVDQVIYHPRNRGKGAALRTGFGAATGDIVIVQDADLEYDPQEYPIVIEPILSDRADVVFGSRFLGGRAHRVLYYWHTVGNRFLTMLSNMFTNLNLSDMETCYKAFRREIIQSIKIRENRFGFEPEITAKVARLDCRIYEVSISYYGRTYKEGKKINWKDGVRAIYCIVRYGLWP, from the coding sequence ATGAAACTTTCGGTCATCATCCCCTGCTACAACGAAGCTCAAACCATCCACCAAATTATCGCCGCCGTCAAAGCCGCGCCCGTGGACTCCCTCGAAATCATCATTGTGGATGATGGCTCCACCGATGGCACTCGTGAGATCTTAGAGCAGGATATTCAGCCTCAAGTAGACCAGGTTATTTATCATCCTCGCAATCGAGGCAAAGGGGCGGCCCTGCGCACTGGGTTTGGGGCAGCGACGGGGGATATTGTCATTGTTCAGGATGCGGATTTGGAATATGACCCCCAGGAATATCCGATTGTGATTGAGCCGATCTTGAGCGATCGCGCTGATGTGGTGTTTGGGTCACGCTTTTTAGGCGGTCGCGCTCATCGGGTACTCTACTACTGGCACACCGTCGGCAATCGCTTCTTAACGATGCTCTCGAATATGTTCACCAATCTGAACCTCTCAGATATGGAAACCTGTTACAAAGCCTTTCGCCGTGAGATTATCCAATCAATCAAAATTCGGGAAAATCGCTTTGGGTTTGAGCCAGAAATTACGGCTAAGGTGGCGCGGTTGGACTGTCGCATCTATGAAGTGAGCATTTCCTACTACGGGCGCACCTATAAGGAAGGCAAGAAAATTAATTGGAAAGATGGCGTTCGAGCCATTTACTGTATTGTTCGCTATGGCCTGTGGCCCTAG
- a CDS encoding class I SAM-dependent methyltransferase, whose protein sequence is MIQQASLSHAQTHWLDYLAKADQFNTWVFSQIEPYLGDRVLEIGCGTGNFTIHLAQHCRHLTAVDLDADYVATARSRLPQAPQVEFLTGDATQMHWDDPFDTVILLDVLEHIEQDAEFLHRLRNLLTPGGRLILKVPAGQRLYSSLDANVGHYRRYNKTSLAQILDAAQLTPETLRYFNLAGIPGWWVNGSLLKRTVPSSGQVGLFNRLVPLFKAIEDQIEPPRGLSLIAIASPTHL, encoded by the coding sequence ATGATCCAGCAAGCGTCTCTGAGTCACGCACAAACTCATTGGTTAGACTACTTAGCCAAGGCGGATCAGTTCAATACCTGGGTTTTTTCTCAAATTGAACCGTATTTAGGCGATCGCGTTCTTGAAATTGGCTGCGGCACGGGAAATTTCACCATCCACCTCGCCCAGCATTGTCGCCATCTGACGGCGGTGGATCTCGATGCGGACTATGTGGCAACGGCGCGATCGCGCCTACCCCAAGCCCCCCAGGTGGAATTTCTGACCGGTGATGCAACTCAGATGCACTGGGATGATCCGTTCGACACCGTGATTTTGCTCGATGTCCTCGAACATATCGAACAGGATGCCGAATTTCTCCACCGGCTGCGGAACCTCCTCACCCCTGGCGGTCGCTTAATCCTCAAAGTTCCGGCGGGCCAACGTCTCTACAGTTCCCTTGATGCCAACGTTGGTCACTATCGCCGCTATAACAAAACCTCCCTTGCTCAGATTCTCGACGCAGCCCAATTAACCCCCGAAACCCTGCGCTACTTCAACCTGGCCGGTATCCCTGGCTGGTGGGTGAATGGCTCACTGCTCAAGCGGACTGTCCCCTCATCGGGACAAGTGGGTCTGTTTAATCGCCTTGTGCCCTTGTTTAAAGCGATTGAGGATCAGATTGAGCCTCCCCGTGGTTTATCCTTAATTGCGATCGCTTCTCCAACCCATTTATGA
- the proB gene encoding glutamate 5-kinase encodes MPQTLVIKIGTSSLTHPETRQLAIATLGALVETLTALRTAGHRVVLVSSGAVGVGASRLKLTERPRTMPRKQAVAAVGQGRLMRVYDDLFTSLNQAIAQILLTRRDLIDRNAYVNAYNTLQALFELGVIPIVNENDTVAVEELKFGDNDTLSALVASLVEADWLFLLTDVDRLYSADPRTDPNAFPIARVTVEELANLQVEAGDRGSQWGTGGMQTKIAAARIATSAGVRTAILKGTTPHNIFALLNGADLGTQFDPQPRPDNARKRWIAHSLVARGRLYLDEGAVTAICQNGTSLLPAGIHRIEGEFQTSEAVILCDRHGQEVARGIVNYNSHEIAQILGQQSEKIPSILGYGGPETVIHRDNLVLKGSYSSGQIC; translated from the coding sequence ATGCCCCAAACCCTTGTGATCAAAATTGGCACATCGAGCCTAACCCATCCTGAAACTCGCCAACTGGCGATCGCCACCCTCGGCGCATTGGTGGAGACCCTCACCGCCCTACGTACCGCTGGGCATCGCGTGGTTTTGGTGTCGTCCGGGGCGGTAGGGGTAGGGGCCAGCCGCTTGAAATTAACGGAACGGCCCCGCACGATGCCACGCAAACAGGCCGTGGCCGCCGTTGGTCAAGGGCGATTGATGCGGGTCTATGACGATCTGTTTACCAGTTTGAATCAAGCGATCGCCCAAATCCTCCTCACCCGTCGCGACCTGATCGACCGCAATGCCTACGTCAACGCCTACAACACCCTCCAAGCCCTCTTTGAATTGGGTGTGATTCCCATCGTGAATGAGAATGACACCGTGGCCGTGGAAGAATTAAAATTCGGCGACAATGATACCCTCTCGGCCTTAGTGGCGAGTTTAGTGGAAGCCGATTGGTTGTTTTTACTCACCGATGTGGATCGCCTCTATTCCGCCGACCCCCGCACCGATCCCAACGCTTTCCCCATTGCGCGGGTGACGGTGGAAGAGTTGGCCAATTTGCAAGTGGAGGCGGGCGATCGCGGTTCTCAATGGGGAACCGGGGGGATGCAGACTAAAATCGCCGCTGCCCGGATTGCCACCAGTGCCGGGGTCCGCACCGCCATCCTCAAGGGCACAACCCCCCACAATATTTTTGCACTGCTCAACGGGGCTGATCTGGGGACACAGTTTGACCCCCAACCCCGCCCAGATAATGCCCGGAAACGGTGGATCGCCCATAGCCTCGTCGCTCGCGGTCGCCTCTATCTTGACGAGGGCGCAGTGACGGCCATTTGCCAAAACGGAACATCGCTCCTGCCGGCGGGGATTCATCGCATCGAAGGAGAGTTTCAAACGTCCGAGGCGGTGATTTTGTGCGATCGCCACGGTCAAGAAGTGGCGCGGGGCATTGTCAACTACAACAGCCACGAAATCGCCCAAATCCTAGGGCAACAGTCCGAAAAAATCCCCAGCATTCTCGGTTACGGCGGCCCCGAAACGGTGATCCATCGGGATAATCTGGTGCTGAAAGGGAGTTATAGCAGTGGACAAATTTGTTAG
- a CDS encoding Uma2 family endonuclease, whose protein sequence is MAVQSCPIDLRKIELQPGQTLGLNGIEWAEFEQILTRWCDRTLPRLAYHHCRLELRMPLPEHEKIKRLIVILIELVLDALELDWEPYGSTTLKRQDLQVGIELDDCFYIQNAARMVGLGRLDLTVDPPPDLAIEIDITSPTHLAAYAQFGVPELWRYQQGTLEIWQLRNGIYEQCDRSAIFPQIPILDLMAHCLPRLTSEPVSRLKRDAHQWIQTHLIASEQPRER, encoded by the coding sequence ATGGCTGTCCAATCCTGCCCGATTGATCTACGCAAAATTGAGCTACAGCCCGGCCAAACCTTGGGGTTAAATGGCATTGAGTGGGCGGAATTTGAGCAGATTTTAACTCGGTGGTGCGATCGCACCCTGCCCCGCCTGGCCTATCATCATTGCCGCCTTGAACTCCGAATGCCGCTCCCAGAACATGAAAAAATCAAGCGTTTGATTGTCATCTTGATTGAACTGGTCTTAGATGCCCTCGAACTCGACTGGGAACCCTACGGTTCCACAACGCTGAAACGGCAAGATCTTCAGGTGGGTATTGAACTGGATGACTGTTTTTATATTCAAAATGCGGCCCGCATGGTGGGGTTGGGTCGGCTTGATTTAACGGTTGACCCGCCCCCGGATTTGGCGATCGAAATTGACATCACATCTCCGACTCATCTCGCCGCCTACGCACAGTTTGGGGTTCCGGAATTGTGGCGCTATCAGCAGGGGACTCTGGAAATTTGGCAACTGCGGAATGGGATCTATGAACAGTGCGATCGCAGTGCAATTTTTCCCCAAATCCCCATCCTAGACTTAATGGCGCACTGTCTTCCCCGCCTCACCTCCGAACCCGTCAGCCGCCTCAAACGCGACGCGCACCAGTGGATTCAAACCCACCTCATCGCCTCAGAACAACCTAGGGAACGTTGA